Within the Opitutaceae bacterium TAV5 genome, the region CGGACGATTTTCGGCCAGACCTACTACAAATCCATCCTCTGGTCGGTCGGCCTCGCCACGCTCACCGTCGCGATCCTTCTCGTCATCTGTTATCCGCTGGCCTTCGCGCTCGCCAAGATTTTCCGCGGCGGCGCCACGTTCATCACCTACGCCATCGCCTCCTCGCTTTTCGTTTCGGAAAACGTGCGCCTCTTCGGCTGGGTCATCGGCTTCATGAAAAACGGCGTCGTCGGGGGCATACTCGGCCGCTTCGGCATCCAGATGGATTCCCTGCTCTACAACGTCCCCGTGATCGTGCTCGGCATGGTGTACGTTTATCTTCCCTTCATGCTCTTCCCGCTCGCCCTTGGCGTGAAGATGGTGCCCGACCAGGTGCGCGAGGCGGCATTCGATCTTGGCGCGAGCCGTTGGCAGGTGTTTCGCAAGATCGATCTGCCGCTCTCCATGCCCGGCATTCTCATCGGTTCGCTCCTCGTGTTCGTCCTCTCCGTCGGCGCGATCACCGAAGCCAAAATCCTCGGCGGCCAGAAAGTCGTCACGATCGCCGCCGACATCGAGACCGAATTCACCTACGGCCAGAACTGGCCGCTCGGCTCCGCCCTCTCGACGCTCCTCATCGCGCTCACGACCGTCCTCGTCTTTTTCGCCCTTGGCCGCTTCGACCTCGAAAAACTCCTCGGCAAGAAACGCGACTCCTGAGGCCCTCCCGTCGCATATCCGTAGACCAACTACGAATTACCAACTTCAAACTTCCAGCCCGCCATGATCGTCTCCCGCACACAAAAAGCCGGCTTCAGCCTCTACGCGGGCCTCATCCTGCTCCTCTTTTATTTTCCCCTCTTCTGCATCATCGTCGCCTCGCTCTCGAAAAAGCGTTACTTCGCTTTCCCGTATCCGGTCGATGATCTCACGCTCAAATGGTATGATGCCGCCATCCATTCCCCGCAGGTCGCGGAGTTCGTCGGCATCAGCCTGAAAATCGCCGGTCTCACCACCGTCTGTTCGCTCGCCATCGGATTTTTCGCCGCCCTCGCCTACGCCCGTTACGTCTGGCGCGGACGCAAGACGTTCCAGCGCCTCGTCCTTCTGCCGCTGTTCTTCCCGCAATCCGTGCTCGGGCTCGCGCTTCTCATGTGGTTCAACTTTCTCGACATCACCCCGTCGTGGTGGACCGCCGTCATCTCGCACACCGTCTGGATCGCGCCGATCACCACACTCATCATGTCGATCCAGGCCTACGGGCTCGACGACTCGCTCGAGGAGGCCGCCCGCGACATGGGCGCCACCCGCGGCCAGATCCTGCGCCTGATCACGCTGCCGCTCCTCGCGCCCGGCATGGTCTCCGCCGCCTGCTTCGCGATCCTGCTTTCGTGGGGCAACTTCGCCCTCTCGCTCTACACGACCGGCCCGGACAGCGCCCTGCCCGAATGGCTCTACGCCCGCATGACCAGCGGCTACCAGCCCATCGTCCCGGCCGTCGGCGCGATCTCCGTCGCCGTTGCCATCGCGCTCGTCGTCCTGCTCTTCGCGCTCATCCGCTGGACCACCCGCAAAAACCGCCAGGCCGCCGCCGCCCACTGATCCACCGAGCCCCTTCCCTCCCCGTGCATCGCAGCAGTCCGCATTCGAAAATCACCAGTCCGAAATCGTAACGTCCCATGCCATCCTCACTCCAGGGCAAATCCGTCATCGTCACCGGCGCCAGCAAGGGCATCGGCAAAGGCATCGCCCGCGTCTTCGTGCAAAAAGGCGCGCGCGTTCTTCTCGCCGCCCGCAGCGCCGACGAAGGCGAAGCGACCGCCGCCGGGCTGCGCGCCCTCATCCCGCCCGGCAGCGGCGGCAGCGCCACCTTCTTCCGCACCGACGTCACCCGCCGCGACCAGATCGAGGCTCTCGTCGCCGAGGCCGTCCGCCTCCACGGCGGGCTCGACATCCTCTGCGCCAACGCTGGCGCCTTCCCCGCCGCGAAGCTCTCCGAACTCACCGACGCCGCCTGGGACGACCTCTTCGCCACCAACGTCCGCAGCCTGTTCACCTGCGTGCAACTCGCCGTCCCGCACCTCAAAAAAAGCGCCGCGCCGCGCATTGTCATCACCTCCTCGATCACCGGG harbors:
- a CDS encoding spermidine/putrescine ABC transporter permease — translated: MISENAATTPDSVPAPAGSGAGVPPASDVARASLPVGVASPCAAGVPPATWHGHPAHEVTRASSPCALSIPFPALPWSPDDPALRYIDANPLLPRLLARLRTTPGAFGALSSLPFVLLMLFGFVVPLLCVVWFGLMPSRTFSLLQWPTLENYRTIFGQTYYKSILWSVGLATLTVAILLVICYPLAFALAKIFRGGATFITYAIASSLFVSENVRLFGWVIGFMKNGVVGGILGRFGIQMDSLLYNVPVIVLGMVYVYLPFMLFPLALGVKMVPDQVREAAFDLGASRWQVFRKIDLPLSMPGILIGSLLVFVLSVGAITEAKILGGQKVVTIAADIETEFTYGQNWPLGSALSTLLIALTTVLVFFALGRFDLEKLLGKKRDS
- a CDS encoding 3-ketoacyl-ACP reductase; translated protein: MPSSLQGKSVIVTGASKGIGKGIARVFVQKGARVLLAARSADEGEATAAGLRALIPPGSGGSATFFRTDVTRRDQIEALVAEAVRLHGGLDILCANAGAFPAAKLSELTDAAWDDLFATNVRSLFTCVQLAVPHLKKSAAPRIVITSSITGPITGFPGWSHYGATKAAQLGFLRTAAIELARDRITVNAVLPGNIFTEGLAGLGEDYINATAACIPLGKLGTVDDIGHAAAFLASPEAGFITGHALVVDGGQILPESPAALTA
- a CDS encoding spermidine/putrescine ABC transporter permease, whose protein sequence is MIVSRTQKAGFSLYAGLILLLFYFPLFCIIVASLSKKRYFAFPYPVDDLTLKWYDAAIHSPQVAEFVGISLKIAGLTTVCSLAIGFFAALAYARYVWRGRKTFQRLVLLPLFFPQSVLGLALLMWFNFLDITPSWWTAVISHTVWIAPITTLIMSIQAYGLDDSLEEAARDMGATRGQILRLITLPLLAPGMVSAACFAILLSWGNFALSLYTTGPDSALPEWLYARMTSGYQPIVPAVGAISVAVAIALVVLLFALIRWTTRKNRQAAAAH